The following proteins are encoded in a genomic region of Herminiimonas arsenicoxydans:
- a CDS encoding Putative protozoan/cyanobacterial globin (Evidence 3 : Function proposed based on presence of conserved amino acid motif, structural feature or limited homology; Product type pc : putative carrier), whose translation MTTEENQQHTLYELLDGASGLRALVDRFYDLMDLEPAFAGIRGMHPTTLDGSRDKLFWFLSGWTGGPNLFVERFGHPRLRARHLPYAIATDERDQWLRCMEMAMQDVGIVPSLQEHLQKAFAETADWMRNTHG comes from the coding sequence ATGACTACTGAAGAAAATCAACAGCACACCCTGTACGAACTTCTGGACGGCGCAAGCGGCTTGCGTGCGCTGGTCGATCGGTTTTACGACCTGATGGATCTGGAGCCGGCCTTTGCCGGGATACGAGGCATGCATCCGACGACGCTGGATGGTTCACGCGATAAATTATTCTGGTTCCTGTCGGGCTGGACTGGCGGCCCGAATCTGTTTGTCGAGCGCTTCGGTCATCCGCGTCTGCGCGCACGTCACCTGCCTTATGCAATTGCTACCGATGAACGTGATCAATGGCTGCGCTGCATGGAAATGGCGATGCAGGACGTCGGTATCGTTCCATCCTTGCAGGAACATCTGCAAAAGGCCTTTGCAGAAACCGCCGACTGGATGCGCAACACACATGGTTAG
- a CDS encoding Putative RmuC family protein (Evidence 3 : Function proposed based on presence of conserved amino acid motif, structural feature or limited homology; Product type cp : cell process) — MTQLHFLILLLAAVVVIALQIVAMLRNRAVDIMPQLATLQNELQRHQQQGSERMERELREQVQSTAQATRQELGSNFTQFQQALATQLTSVATLQNNQIDSFAQQLAKLNEVNGLQLEAMRQAITLQAQTGREEQASALKRFGDTLNQTLTTLTESNAQRMAEVRATLEAKIKDLQTDNGARLEEMRKTVDEKLHATLEQRLGESFKLVSDRLEKVHQGLGEMQQLAIGVGDLKRVLTNVKTRGTWGEVQLEMLLEQVLTPDQYAKNVETIPGSGARVEFAIKLPGNDDGHTPIWMPIDAKFPKEQYERLAEAADRADADGVLLAGKELEAVVRGEAKKIAEKYLSPPLTTDFAILFLPTEGLYAEVMRRPGLADDLQRTHRVSIAGPSTLSALLNSLQMGFRTLALEKRSSEVWQVLGAVKTEFGKFGDVLAATKATLERAAKNIEQAETRSRQMTRKLKSVEALPSEAAQQLLGVDLPLGDLLDDKE; from the coding sequence ATGACACAACTGCACTTTCTTATTTTGCTGCTCGCGGCAGTCGTTGTCATTGCGCTGCAGATCGTCGCCATGTTGCGCAACCGCGCCGTGGATATCATGCCGCAACTGGCTACTTTGCAAAACGAATTGCAGCGCCATCAGCAACAAGGCAGCGAACGCATGGAACGCGAGCTGCGCGAGCAGGTGCAATCGACCGCACAGGCGACACGGCAGGAACTGGGCAGTAATTTCACGCAATTCCAGCAGGCATTGGCAACGCAATTGACGAGCGTGGCTACGCTGCAAAACAACCAGATCGATTCGTTCGCGCAACAACTCGCCAAATTGAATGAAGTCAATGGGCTGCAACTGGAAGCCATGCGCCAGGCCATTACCCTGCAGGCGCAGACCGGTCGGGAAGAGCAGGCAAGTGCCCTCAAGCGTTTCGGCGATACGCTGAATCAAACATTGACGACGCTGACGGAATCCAATGCGCAACGGATGGCCGAAGTGCGCGCCACGCTGGAAGCGAAGATCAAGGATCTGCAAACCGATAACGGTGCGCGCCTGGAAGAAATGCGCAAAACCGTCGATGAAAAATTGCATGCCACTCTGGAACAGCGTTTGGGCGAATCGTTCAAGCTGGTTTCAGACCGGCTGGAAAAAGTGCATCAAGGCTTGGGTGAAATGCAGCAGCTGGCAATCGGTGTCGGCGATCTGAAGCGCGTGCTGACCAACGTTAAGACGCGCGGCACCTGGGGTGAAGTGCAACTGGAAATGCTGCTGGAACAGGTGTTGACACCGGATCAGTATGCGAAGAATGTGGAAACGATACCGGGCAGTGGCGCACGCGTCGAATTTGCGATCAAATTGCCGGGCAACGATGATGGCCACACGCCGATCTGGATGCCTATCGATGCAAAATTTCCGAAGGAACAATACGAACGCCTGGCGGAAGCGGCAGATCGTGCCGATGCAGATGGCGTGCTGTTGGCAGGAAAAGAGCTGGAAGCCGTTGTGCGTGGTGAAGCGAAAAAAATCGCCGAGAAATATCTGTCGCCGCCGCTGACTACCGACTTCGCGATCCTGTTCTTGCCGACGGAAGGCTTGTATGCAGAAGTCATGCGCAGGCCCGGTCTGGCCGATGATCTGCAACGTACGCATCGTGTCAGCATTGCCGGCCCATCGACCTTGTCGGCATTGCTGAACAGTCTGCAAATGGGATTCCGCACGCTGGCACTGGAAAAACGTTCGTCGGAAGTCTGGCAAGTATTGGGCGCAGTCAAAACCGAATTCGGCAAATTCGGCGATGTACTGGCCGCGACCAAGGCGACGCTGGAACGGGCGGCGAAAAACATCGAACAGGCCGAGACCAGAAGCCGCCAGATGACGCGCAAACTGAAGTCGGTAGAGGCATTGCCAAGCGAGGCTGCGCAGCAGCTCCTGGGCGTGGATTTGCCGCTGGGCGATTTGCTGGATGATAAGGAATAG
- the ribH2 gene encoding 6,7-dimethyl-8-ribityllumazine synthase 2 (DMRL synthase 2) (Lumazine synthase 2) (Riboflavin synthase 2 beta chain) (Evidence 2a : Function of homologous gene experimentally demonstrated in an other organism; PubMedId : 8969176, 10764570; Product type e : enzyme), translating to MQHAIDIKAKSAARRIAFIQASWHKEIVDQCRIAFVEEMAARGYSADVIDFFEVAGAFEIPLHAKVLAKSGRYAAIVGTGLVVDGGVYRHEFVSQAVISGLMQVQLETEVPVISAVLTPHHFHSHDEHQGFFFQHFLVKGKEAAHACADTIQRLQQIDAMTQERIAA from the coding sequence ATGCAGCACGCTATCGACATCAAAGCAAAATCCGCAGCACGTCGTATCGCCTTTATTCAAGCCAGCTGGCACAAGGAAATCGTTGACCAATGCCGTATCGCATTTGTCGAAGAAATGGCTGCGCGCGGCTATTCTGCAGATGTAATCGATTTCTTCGAGGTAGCAGGAGCATTTGAAATTCCTCTACATGCCAAAGTGCTCGCCAAAAGCGGCCGTTATGCTGCCATCGTCGGCACAGGCCTGGTAGTGGACGGCGGAGTATATCGCCACGAATTTGTGTCGCAAGCGGTCATCAGCGGTTTGATGCAGGTCCAACTGGAAACGGAAGTGCCGGTGATTTCAGCCGTACTGACACCGCATCATTTCCATTCGCACGACGAACATCAGGGCTTTTTCTTCCAGCATTTCCTGGTGAAGGGGAAGGAAGCTGCGCATGCTTGTGCCGATACCATCCAGCGCCTGCAGCAGATCGACGCGATGACGCAGGAGCGTATTGCAGCATAA